One genomic segment of Pseudomonas chlororaphis subsp. aurantiaca includes these proteins:
- a CDS encoding AraC family transcriptional regulator — MTEPTSLASWTRALRKQLDALGLDSTALCHQAGLDPQLMDDPNARYPLSGTTRLWQLAVQASGDPAIGLRVSRFVSPTTFHALGYALVASGSLREVFERIVRYHQVVSDALELELTRTEDRYRFRLKVPEGNPEPAFEAIDAFVAIYVRTCRNRLGRDYAPLAVYLRRPEPADPKQWHTVFRAPVFFGADEDRLEFGLHDFDSHLDDANPELAEHNEAVLKRTLMQLQPLTWERKVRGVIESQLPEGEPSAERVAQALHLSLRSLQRHLADEGCRFDTLLNECRENLALLHLRDPQCSLSEISYLLGFADASSFSRAFKRWTGMTPGQFRDGLR, encoded by the coding sequence ATGACCGAACCCACTTCCCTCGCCAGCTGGACCCGCGCCCTGCGCAAGCAGCTCGATGCCCTGGGCCTCGACAGCACCGCCCTGTGCCACCAGGCCGGCCTCGACCCGCAACTGATGGACGACCCCAACGCGCGCTACCCGCTGTCGGGCACCACCCGCCTGTGGCAGCTGGCGGTGCAGGCCAGCGGCGACCCGGCCATCGGCCTGCGGGTCTCGCGCTTCGTCAGCCCGACCACCTTCCATGCCCTGGGTTATGCGCTGGTGGCCAGCGGCAGCCTGCGGGAAGTGTTCGAGCGCATCGTGCGCTATCACCAGGTGGTCAGCGATGCCCTGGAGCTGGAGCTGACCCGCACCGAGGACCGTTATCGCTTTCGCCTGAAGGTCCCCGAGGGCAACCCGGAACCGGCGTTCGAGGCCATCGACGCCTTTGTCGCGATCTACGTACGCACCTGCCGCAACCGCCTGGGCCGCGACTACGCGCCGCTGGCGGTGTACCTGCGGCGCCCCGAACCGGCGGACCCCAAGCAATGGCACACGGTGTTTCGCGCGCCGGTGTTTTTCGGCGCCGACGAGGATCGCCTGGAGTTCGGGCTGCACGACTTCGACAGCCACCTGGACGACGCCAACCCGGAACTGGCCGAACACAACGAGGCGGTGCTCAAGCGCACCCTGATGCAACTGCAACCCTTGACCTGGGAGCGCAAGGTGCGCGGGGTCATCGAGTCCCAGCTGCCGGAAGGCGAACCCTCGGCCGAACGGGTCGCCCAGGCCCTGCACCTGAGCCTGCGCAGCCTGCAACGGCACCTGGCGGACGAGGGTTGCCGCTTCGACACCCTGCTCAACGAATGCCGGGAGAACCTCGCCCTGCTGCACCTGCGCGACCCGCAGTGCTCCTTGAGCGAGATCAGTTACCTGCTGGGGTTCGCCGACGCCAGCAGCTTCAGCCGCGCGTTCAAGCGCTGGACCGGGATGACCCCGGGGCAGTTTCGCGATGGGTTGCGTTAG
- a CDS encoding alkaline phosphatase family protein, with protein MSNPVQPVRNVLYIMCDQLRRDYLSCYGHPHLHTPNIDRLAAAGVRFSRAYTQGTICGPSRMSAYTGRYVSSHQVAWNAVPLPLEELTIGDYLSPHGIRTALVGKTHATPNLDALQRLAIDPESRQAEALNEVGFEPYLRHDGIFPDSPLFDDKRESAPYTHYLREQGYEGRNPWHDWANAAEGEQGEILSGWKMRNAHLPARVPEQHSETVYTTDRALDFIQEQGEQPWCLHLSYIKPHWPYIAPAPYHALYSAEQVIAPVRAAADETSDHPVYAAFRQHQESQSFSRDEVRLNVVPTYMGLIKQVDDQLGRLFDFLQSSGRWDDTLIVFTSDHGDFLGDHWLGEKEFLLEPAVGVPLIVRDPRATADISRGTLDERLVETIDALPTFLDALGLPGAEHRLEGRSLIPLLHGTAGDWRRYAISEYDYAFQAPARERLAQPIDRCRMTMVRSERWKYLAYDGFRPQLFDLHKDPQELHDLGADPAYAAVREEHLGYLFDWLRGLKRRTTISHEEIDLRGQRFRYGEPEAEKVVQIGVW; from the coding sequence ATGTCCAACCCCGTCCAACCCGTGCGCAACGTGCTGTACATCATGTGCGACCAGCTGCGTCGCGATTACCTGTCGTGCTACGGCCATCCCCATCTGCACACGCCGAATATCGACCGCCTGGCCGCCGCCGGCGTGCGCTTCAGCCGCGCCTACACCCAGGGCACCATCTGCGGGCCGTCGCGGATGTCGGCCTATACCGGGCGTTATGTCAGCAGCCACCAGGTGGCGTGGAACGCCGTACCGCTGCCCCTGGAAGAGCTGACCATCGGCGACTACCTGAGCCCCCACGGCATCCGCACCGCACTGGTGGGCAAGACCCACGCCACGCCCAACCTCGATGCCCTGCAGCGCCTGGCGATCGACCCCGAGAGCCGGCAGGCCGAAGCCCTCAACGAGGTCGGTTTCGAACCCTACCTGCGCCACGACGGGATCTTCCCCGACAGCCCGCTGTTCGACGATAAACGCGAGTCGGCGCCCTACACCCATTACCTGCGCGAACAGGGCTACGAAGGGCGCAACCCCTGGCATGACTGGGCCAACGCCGCCGAAGGTGAACAGGGTGAAATCCTCAGCGGCTGGAAAATGCGCAACGCCCACCTGCCGGCCCGCGTCCCCGAACAGCATTCGGAGACCGTCTACACCACCGACCGCGCCCTCGACTTCATCCAAGAGCAGGGCGAGCAGCCCTGGTGCCTGCACCTGTCCTATATCAAGCCGCACTGGCCCTACATCGCGCCGGCGCCCTACCATGCGCTGTACAGCGCCGAGCAGGTTATCGCCCCGGTGCGCGCCGCCGCCGACGAGACCAGCGACCACCCGGTGTACGCCGCCTTTCGCCAGCACCAGGAGAGCCAGAGTTTCTCCCGCGACGAGGTGCGCCTGAACGTGGTGCCGACCTACATGGGCCTGATCAAGCAGGTGGACGATCAGCTCGGGCGCCTGTTCGATTTCCTGCAAAGCAGCGGGCGCTGGGACGACACCCTGATCGTGTTCACCAGCGACCACGGCGATTTTCTCGGCGATCACTGGCTGGGGGAAAAGGAGTTTTTATTGGAACCGGCAGTGGGCGTGCCGTTGATCGTGCGTGACCCACGGGCGACGGCGGATATCAGCCGCGGCACGCTGGACGAACGCCTGGTGGAAACCATCGACGCCCTGCCGACCTTCCTCGACGCCCTGGGGTTGCCCGGCGCCGAACACCGGCTGGAAGGCCGCTCGCTGATCCCGCTGCTGCACGGCACGGCGGGCGACTGGCGCCGCTACGCCATCAGCGAATACGACTATGCGTTCCAGGCCCCGGCCCGCGAGCGCCTGGCCCAGCCCATCGACCGCTGCCGCATGACCATGGTGCGCAGCGAGCGCTGGAAATACCTGGCCTACGACGGCTTCCGCCCACAGCTGTTCGACCTGCACAAGGATCCCCAGGAACTGCACGACCTCGGCGCCGACCCGGCCTATGCGGCGGTGCGTGAGGAGCATCTGGGCTATCTGTTCGACTGGCTGCGCGGGCTGAAACGGCGGACCACCATCAGCCACGAAGAGATCGACCTGCGTGGACAGCGGTTTCGGTATGGCGAGCCGGAGGCGGAAAAGGTGGTGCAGATCGGGGTGTGGTGA
- a CDS encoding ABC transporter ATP-binding protein, which produces MNALVPSPIVSFNQVGKTFEVAGGELEAIREFNLEIAEGEFVAIVGSSGCGKSTLLRLLIGLDTQFRGEIRVDGKAVSGIGGERGIVFQEHRLFPWLTVEENIGLGLVNEALGASERQTRIADFIELVGLTDFTRAYPHQLSGGMAQRVAIARGLVASPRILLLDEPFGALDALTRQQMQDELLAIRERARITTVLVTHDVEEAIFLADRVVVMEPRPGRIKRVVDIALPHPRQRSSFDFHQLREELLHELTSDDHYQVPLPAQIRDLPLAFIAC; this is translated from the coding sequence ATGAACGCACTCGTACCTTCCCCCATCGTCAGCTTCAACCAGGTGGGCAAGACCTTCGAGGTCGCCGGCGGCGAACTGGAAGCGATCCGCGAATTCAACCTGGAGATCGCCGAGGGCGAATTCGTCGCCATCGTCGGCTCCAGCGGCTGCGGCAAATCCACCCTGCTGCGCCTGCTGATCGGCCTGGACACGCAGTTTCGCGGCGAGATCCGCGTCGACGGCAAGGCCGTCAGCGGCATCGGCGGCGAACGCGGCATCGTGTTCCAGGAGCACCGCCTGTTCCCCTGGCTGACGGTCGAGGAAAACATCGGCCTGGGCCTGGTCAACGAAGCCCTGGGCGCCAGCGAACGGCAAACCCGCATCGCCGACTTCATCGAACTGGTGGGCCTCACCGATTTCACCCGCGCCTACCCGCACCAGCTCTCCGGCGGCATGGCGCAACGGGTGGCCATCGCCCGCGGCCTGGTGGCCAGCCCGCGCATCCTGCTGCTGGACGAACCCTTCGGCGCTCTCGACGCGCTGACCCGCCAGCAGATGCAGGATGAGCTGCTGGCGATCCGCGAGCGGGCCAGGATCACCACGGTGCTGGTCACCCATGACGTCGAGGAAGCGATCTTCCTCGCCGACCGCGTGGTGGTGATGGAGCCGCGCCCCGGCCGGATCAAGCGGGTGGTGGACATCGCCCTTCCCCATCCACGCCAGCGCAGCAGTTTCGACTTCCACCAGCTGCGCGAAGAACTGCTCCACGAACTGACCAGCGACGATCACTACCAGGTGCCTTTGCCCGCCCAGATCCGTGACCTGCCACTGGCCTTTATTGCTTGCTGA
- a CDS encoding arylsulfatase — MPQRPNFLVILADDLGFSDLGAFGGEIATPNLDALAFNGLRLTDFHTAPTCSPTRSMLLTGTDHHIAGIGTMAEALTPELIGKPGYEGHLNDRVVALPELLRDAGYQTLMSGKWHLGLTAELAPHARGFERSFSLLPGAANHYGFEPTYDENTPGLLKSTPALYIEDDRFIDELPKDFYSSDAFGDKLLQYLKERDQTRPFFAYLPFSAPHWPLQAPEEVIAKYRGRYDAGPEVLRLERLEKLKQLGLIEADVEPHPLLGLSAEWAALSEQQHRVSARAMEVYAAMVERMDWNIGRVVDYLRKQGQLDNTFILFMSDNGAEGALLEAFPKFGPQLLTYLNQHYDNSLDNIGRANSYVWYGPAWAQTATAPSRLFKAFTTEGGIRVPALVHYPQLSLKGRISHGFGTVMDITPTILDLAGVRHPGKRWRGKEVAPLRGKSWLGFLSGETAQVHDEHTVTGWELFGRRAIRQGQWKAVYIPGPVGPAAWQLYDLSQDPGEIHDLAQSEPDKLEALIGHWQQYVDETGVILSASPFQPD; from the coding sequence ATGCCGCAACGTCCCAACTTCCTGGTGATCCTGGCTGACGACCTGGGCTTTTCCGATCTCGGTGCGTTCGGCGGTGAAATCGCCACGCCGAACCTCGATGCCCTGGCTTTCAACGGCCTGCGCCTGACCGATTTCCACACCGCGCCGACCTGCTCGCCGACCCGCTCCATGCTGCTCACCGGCACCGACCACCATATCGCCGGCATCGGCACCATGGCCGAAGCCCTGACCCCGGAACTGATCGGCAAGCCGGGCTACGAGGGTCACCTCAACGACCGCGTGGTGGCCCTGCCCGAGCTGCTGCGCGACGCCGGCTACCAGACCCTGATGAGTGGCAAATGGCACCTGGGCCTGACCGCCGAGCTGGCGCCCCATGCCCGCGGTTTCGAGCGCTCGTTCTCGCTGCTGCCCGGCGCCGCCAACCACTACGGTTTCGAGCCGACCTACGACGAAAATACCCCGGGCCTGCTCAAATCCACCCCGGCGCTGTACATCGAGGACGACCGTTTCATCGACGAGTTGCCCAAGGACTTCTATTCCTCCGACGCCTTCGGCGACAAGCTGCTGCAGTACCTCAAGGAGCGCGACCAGACCCGTCCGTTCTTCGCCTACCTGCCGTTCTCCGCGCCGCACTGGCCGCTGCAGGCCCCCGAGGAAGTAATCGCCAAATACCGTGGCCGCTACGACGCCGGCCCCGAAGTGCTGCGCCTGGAGCGCCTGGAAAAGCTCAAGCAACTGGGGCTGATCGAGGCCGATGTGGAACCGCACCCGCTGCTGGGCCTGAGCGCCGAATGGGCGGCCTTGAGCGAGCAGCAGCACCGGGTTTCCGCGCGGGCCATGGAGGTCTACGCGGCGATGGTCGAGCGCATGGACTGGAACATCGGCCGGGTAGTGGACTACCTGCGCAAGCAGGGCCAGCTGGACAACACCTTTATCCTGTTCATGTCCGACAACGGTGCCGAAGGCGCGCTGCTGGAAGCCTTCCCCAAGTTCGGCCCGCAGCTTTTGACCTACCTCAACCAGCACTACGACAACAGCCTGGACAACATCGGCCGCGCCAACTCCTACGTCTGGTACGGCCCGGCCTGGGCGCAAACCGCCACCGCGCCGTCGCGCCTGTTCAAGGCCTTCACCACCGAAGGCGGGATCCGCGTGCCGGCGCTGGTGCATTACCCGCAGCTGTCGCTCAAGGGCCGGATCAGCCATGGCTTCGGCACGGTGATGGACATCACCCCGACCATTCTCGACCTGGCGGGGGTGCGGCATCCGGGCAAGCGCTGGCGCGGCAAGGAAGTGGCGCCGTTGCGGGGCAAGTCGTGGCTGGGCTTCCTGTCCGGCGAGACCGCGCAGGTGCATGACGAACACACGGTCACCGGCTGGGAACTGTTCGGCCGCCGGGCGATTCGCCAGGGCCAGTGGAAAGCGGTGTACATCCCCGGCCCCGTGGGCCCGGCGGCCTGGCAGCTGTACGACCTGAGCCAGGACCCGGGGGAAATCCACGACCTGGCGCAGAGCGAACCGGACAAGCTCGAGGCGCTGATCGGCCATTGGCAGCAATACGTGGACGAAACCGGAGTGATCCTCAGCGCCTCGCCGTTCCAGCCGGATTGA
- a CDS encoding LysR family transcriptional regulator gives MDLRQLRYFIALNEHRSFVRAADAMGITQPAFSRSIQGLEQEFGCVLVDRGNKDLRPTPEGQVVLQHALSLVQGAALLSSEVTQMTKLDAGELRFGCGPAPAVKLVPDAVAQFTGIHPKVRICLEVDNWEKLSRSLSREEIEFFIADIRHFEADPNFQTQPLTPKRGVFFCRPGHPLLAKESLSTNDMFDYPLATTLIPPGIRKLLANLSGRIDFSPTIQTEHFPALVKIVRQSDAIGVGTEEAFVEDIEQGSLALLHWRNLPQNIESMNARCGIVSRTGFRLSPAARKMIEVLVAVDRQQVSIAS, from the coding sequence ATGGATCTTCGCCAGTTGCGTTACTTCATCGCCCTCAACGAACACCGCAGTTTTGTCCGCGCGGCCGACGCCATGGGCATCACCCAGCCGGCCTTCAGCCGCAGTATCCAGGGCCTGGAGCAGGAGTTCGGCTGCGTGCTGGTGGACCGTGGCAACAAGGATTTGCGCCCCACGCCGGAAGGCCAGGTGGTGTTGCAGCACGCCCTGAGCCTGGTGCAGGGCGCGGCCTTGCTGAGCAGCGAAGTGACGCAGATGACCAAGCTCGACGCCGGCGAACTGCGCTTCGGTTGCGGCCCGGCGCCGGCGGTGAAACTGGTACCCGACGCGGTGGCGCAATTCACCGGCATCCACCCCAAGGTGCGCATCTGCCTGGAGGTGGATAACTGGGAAAAACTCAGCCGCAGCCTGAGCCGCGAAGAGATCGAATTCTTTATCGCCGACATCCGCCATTTCGAGGCCGACCCGAACTTCCAGACCCAGCCCCTGACGCCCAAGCGCGGGGTGTTTTTCTGCCGCCCGGGGCACCCGCTGCTGGCCAAGGAAAGCCTGTCGACCAATGACATGTTCGACTACCCGCTGGCCACCACCCTGATCCCCCCGGGGATCCGCAAACTGCTGGCCAATCTCAGCGGGCGCATCGACTTTTCCCCGACCATCCAGACCGAGCACTTCCCGGCGCTGGTGAAGATCGTGCGCCAGTCCGACGCGATTGGCGTGGGCACCGAAGAGGCCTTCGTCGAGGACATCGAACAGGGTTCCCTGGCGCTGCTGCACTGGCGCAACCTGCCGCAGAACATCGAGAGCATGAACGCCCGCTGCGGCATCGTCAGCCGCACGGGATTCCGCCTGTCGCCGGCGGCCCGCAAGATGATCGAAGTGCTGGTGGCGGTGGATCGGCAGCAGGTCAGTATTGCGTCCTAG
- a CDS encoding TauD/TfdA dioxygenase family protein, translated as MSNAALAVKPAVHALEIHPVAGRIGAEIRGVQLSGELDAATVEAIQQALVDYKVIFFRGQTHLDDQSQEAFSHLLGEPVAHPTVPVRDGTRYLLELDGAEGQRANSWHTDVTFVDAYPKASILRSVVAPASGGDTVWANTATAYNELPAELRELADKLWAVHSNEYDYAGAKPDVSAEKLERYRKVFTSTVYETEHPLVRVHPVSGEKSLVLGHFVKRIKGYSQADSAHLFNLLQSHVTRLENTVRWRWTAGDVAIWDNRSTQHYAVDDYGTQDRVVRRVTLKGDVPVGVHGQRSQTIKGL; from the coding sequence ATGAGCAATGCCGCACTAGCCGTTAAACCCGCTGTTCATGCGCTTGAGATCCACCCGGTGGCCGGCCGTATCGGCGCCGAGATCCGTGGCGTGCAACTCTCCGGCGAGCTGGACGCCGCCACGGTCGAGGCCATCCAGCAGGCGCTGGTGGACTACAAGGTGATCTTCTTCCGTGGCCAGACCCACCTCGACGACCAGAGCCAGGAAGCCTTCTCCCACCTGCTCGGCGAGCCGGTGGCGCACCCCACCGTGCCGGTGCGCGACGGCACCCGTTACCTGCTCGAACTGGACGGCGCCGAGGGCCAGCGCGCCAACTCCTGGCACACCGACGTGACCTTCGTCGATGCCTACCCGAAGGCCTCGATCCTGCGCTCGGTGGTGGCCCCGGCCTCCGGGGGCGATACGGTCTGGGCCAACACCGCCACCGCCTACAACGAACTGCCGGCGGAGCTGCGCGAGCTGGCGGACAAGCTCTGGGCGGTGCACAGCAACGAATACGATTACGCCGGGGCCAAGCCGGACGTGTCGGCGGAGAAGCTGGAGCGCTATCGCAAGGTGTTCACCTCCACCGTCTACGAGACCGAACACCCGCTGGTGCGCGTGCACCCGGTGAGCGGCGAGAAGAGCCTGGTGCTCGGGCATTTCGTCAAACGCATCAAGGGTTATAGCCAGGCCGATTCGGCGCACCTGTTCAACCTGCTGCAAAGCCATGTCACCCGCCTGGAAAACACCGTGCGCTGGCGCTGGACCGCCGGTGACGTGGCGATCTGGGACAACCGTTCGACCCAGCATTACGCGGTCGACGACTACGGCACCCAGGACCGCGTGGTACGCCGTGTGACCCTCAAGGGCGACGTGCCGGTGGGTGTGCACGGGCAGCGTAGCCAGACCATCAAGGGGCTGTGA
- a CDS encoding ABC transporter substrate-binding protein, whose translation MNLPFKRVLSLFAAPALAGLLGCLPLLAQADELKQIRIAVPDLSAGTQHSGGGVTDVLRQQQIFEKAFADQGISIQWNYFKGAGPVINEAFANGQVDLAYLGDLAAIIGKSNGLDTRLLSATARGVKQYLGVVPGSGIKTLQDLKGKRVAVFRGTATQLSLDAALASQGLSEKDLKIINLDFNAAVAALAAKQIDATWGGSNLNALQAKGLAEVPLNTKDLGGAGSVQAVLVGSGAFVDAHPEVVEKLLKAQQQAVQWLTQDSNKDAYIELVSGLASYPPAVLQQDFKDQRFSEIFPSTLDPVFLGKLQDAVDLAAQQRLIRKPFKVSEWVAPQLAAAGL comes from the coding sequence ATGAACCTTCCCTTCAAACGCGTCCTCAGTCTGTTCGCCGCGCCGGCCCTGGCGGGGCTTCTGGGATGCCTGCCGCTGCTGGCCCAGGCCGATGAGCTCAAGCAAATCCGCATCGCCGTGCCGGACCTCAGCGCCGGTACCCAGCACAGCGGTGGCGGGGTGACGGACGTGCTGCGTCAGCAGCAGATCTTCGAAAAGGCCTTCGCCGACCAGGGCATCAGCATCCAGTGGAACTACTTCAAGGGGGCCGGCCCGGTGATCAACGAGGCCTTCGCCAACGGTCAGGTGGACCTGGCCTACCTGGGGGACCTGGCGGCGATCATCGGCAAGTCCAACGGCCTGGATACTCGCCTGCTCAGCGCCACGGCCCGAGGGGTCAAGCAGTACCTGGGAGTGGTGCCGGGATCGGGGATCAAGACCTTGCAGGACCTCAAGGGCAAGCGGGTCGCGGTGTTCCGCGGCACGGCCACGCAGCTGTCGCTGGATGCCGCGCTGGCCAGCCAGGGGCTGAGCGAGAAGGACCTGAAGATCATCAACCTGGATTTCAACGCGGCGGTCGCGGCGCTGGCGGCGAAGCAGATCGATGCTACCTGGGGCGGTTCCAACTTGAATGCCTTGCAGGCCAAGGGCCTGGCCGAGGTGCCGCTGAACACCAAGGACCTGGGCGGCGCGGGTAGCGTGCAGGCGGTGCTGGTGGGCAGCGGCGCGTTCGTCGATGCCCATCCCGAGGTGGTGGAGAAGCTGCTCAAGGCCCAGCAGCAGGCGGTGCAGTGGCTGACCCAGGACAGCAACAAGGACGCCTATATCGAGCTGGTGTCGGGGCTGGCCAGCTACCCGCCGGCGGTGCTGCAGCAGGACTTCAAGGATCAGCGCTTCAGCGAAATCTTCCCCTCGACCCTGGACCCGGTGTTTCTCGGCAAACTGCAGGACGCGGTGGACCTGGCCGCGCAGCAGCGGCTGATCCGCAAGCCGTTCAAGGTCAGCGAATGGGTGGCGCCGCAGTTGGCGGCGGCGGGGCTTTAA
- a CDS encoding ABC transporter permease, producing the protein MARVSLLSLPLAAPADKPLSWPRIHRRLLPWLLPLSLFALWWLASRNAWMSEQILPAPKLVWSSALELAGGELWSHLAISLQRLAWGLLAGIGAGALLGAALGSSRRLERLVFPTFAALAQVPTLAWIPLFMVFFGIGELLKLVVLVKAIVVPVTLHTLVGVRDAQPKLREAAAVLRLPPLLLIRRLVLPAALPAFMAGVRLALAAGWTSLLAVELLASSEGIGYLMVWARQLFMLDIVFVCIVVIGVIGVAMDRGIGLLDKALVHWPHPAIAQIRRGPRYQGWQRLQPWLLPLFLLALWQVANQLEWVDANILVSPLAVLQTTWNGLLDGSLSGGLGLSLRRTLGGLLLGGGLGFALGLLLGLSHLSERILGPTLAALRQIAIFAWVPLLTAWFGLGELAKWVFVALAAFFPLFIATQRSVAHLSPQLTEAAQVLRLNLWQRLRRLVLPGAAPGIFAGLRLSLIYAWLGTIGAEYFMPSNGGIASQMIGAQQLLRMDLILAGMLLVGLTGALLNLIGQQLETRATRWRHA; encoded by the coding sequence ATGGCCCGTGTTTCCCTTCTCAGCTTGCCGTTGGCCGCGCCCGCCGATAAGCCGCTGTCCTGGCCGCGTATCCACCGGCGGCTGTTGCCCTGGTTGCTGCCCCTGAGCCTGTTCGCCCTGTGGTGGCTGGCCAGCCGCAATGCCTGGATGAGCGAGCAGATCCTGCCGGCGCCAAAACTGGTCTGGAGCAGCGCGCTCGAGCTGGCCGGCGGCGAGCTGTGGAGCCATCTGGCGATCAGCCTGCAACGGCTGGCCTGGGGCCTGCTGGCGGGCATCGGCGCCGGCGCCCTGCTGGGCGCGGCACTGGGTTCCAGCCGGCGCCTGGAACGCCTGGTGTTCCCGACCTTCGCTGCCCTGGCGCAGGTCCCGACCCTGGCCTGGATCCCGCTGTTCATGGTGTTTTTCGGCATCGGCGAACTGCTCAAGCTGGTGGTCCTGGTCAAGGCCATCGTGGTGCCCGTGACCCTGCATACCCTGGTCGGCGTACGCGACGCCCAGCCCAAGCTGCGCGAAGCCGCCGCCGTGCTGCGCCTGCCGCCGCTCCTGTTGATCCGCCGGCTGGTGCTGCCCGCCGCCCTGCCCGCCTTCATGGCCGGCGTGCGCCTGGCCCTGGCCGCCGGCTGGACCTCTCTGCTGGCGGTGGAGCTGCTGGCTTCCAGCGAAGGCATCGGCTACCTGATGGTCTGGGCGCGCCAGCTGTTCATGCTGGATATCGTCTTCGTCTGCATCGTGGTGATCGGGGTGATTGGCGTGGCCATGGACCGCGGCATCGGCCTGCTGGACAAGGCCCTGGTGCACTGGCCGCACCCGGCCATCGCGCAGATCCGCCGCGGCCCGCGCTACCAGGGCTGGCAACGCCTGCAACCCTGGCTGCTACCGCTGTTCCTGCTCGCGCTGTGGCAAGTGGCGAACCAGCTGGAATGGGTCGACGCCAACATTCTGGTGAGCCCGCTGGCGGTGCTGCAAACCACCTGGAACGGCCTGCTCGACGGCAGCCTGTCCGGCGGCCTGGGCCTGAGCCTGCGGCGCACCCTCGGCGGCCTGCTGCTGGGCGGCGGCCTGGGGTTTGCCCTGGGCCTGCTGCTGGGCCTGTCGCACCTGAGCGAACGGATTCTGGGCCCTACCCTGGCGGCGCTGCGGCAGATCGCCATTTTCGCCTGGGTGCCGCTGCTCACCGCCTGGTTCGGCCTCGGCGAGCTGGCGAAATGGGTATTTGTCGCGCTGGCCGCGTTCTTCCCGCTGTTTATCGCCACCCAGCGCAGCGTCGCCCACCTGTCGCCGCAACTGACCGAGGCGGCGCAAGTGCTGCGCCTGAACCTCTGGCAACGCCTGCGCCGCCTGGTGCTACCGGGCGCCGCGCCGGGGATCTTCGCCGGGCTGCGCCTGAGCCTGATCTACGCCTGGCTGGGGACCATCGGCGCGGAATATTTCATGCCGTCCAACGGCGGCATCGCCAGCCAGATGATCGGCGCCCAGCAGCTGCTGCGCATGGACCTGATCCTGGCCGGCATGCTCCTGGTGGGCCTCACCGGCGCCCTGCTCAACCTCATTGGCCAACAGCTCGAAACCCGCGCCACACGCTGGAGACACGCATGA
- a CDS encoding fatty acid desaturase translates to MHGTSASPDRLNAQQRSAHIREVVLARGVELRERYPLLKHQDALGAGILALALAGMIGTAALYIGGYMAWWACLLLNAFFASLTHELEHDLIHSMYFRKQRVPHNLMLALVWLARPSTINPWIRRHLHLNHHKVSGTEADMEERAITNGEPWGFARLLMVGDNVMSSLIRTLRARTWAHKLNILKRTLKVYAPLALLHWGAWYVFLGFHAANGVAALLGSPIDWSADTLAVMQVIDIAVVVIIGPNVLRTFCLHFVSSNMHYYGDIEAGNVIQQTQVLNPWWLWPLQAFCFNFGSTHGIHHFVVKEPFYIRQLTAPVAHKVMAEMGVRFNDFGTFGRANRFTRKEQAAAQVVRGVRA, encoded by the coding sequence ATGCACGGTACTTCTGCAAGTCCCGACCGGCTGAATGCTCAGCAACGATCGGCGCATATTCGTGAGGTGGTGCTGGCCAGGGGCGTCGAGTTGCGCGAGCGCTACCCGCTGCTCAAGCATCAGGACGCGTTGGGCGCGGGCATCCTGGCCTTGGCCCTGGCCGGGATGATCGGCACGGCGGCGCTCTACATCGGCGGGTACATGGCCTGGTGGGCCTGCCTGCTGCTCAACGCATTTTTCGCCTCCTTGACCCACGAGCTGGAACACGACCTGATCCACAGCATGTATTTCCGCAAGCAGCGCGTCCCCCACAACCTGATGCTGGCGCTGGTCTGGCTGGCGCGGCCGAGCACCATCAATCCCTGGATCCGCCGCCATTTGCACCTCAATCACCACAAGGTGTCCGGCACCGAGGCCGACATGGAGGAGCGTGCCATCACCAACGGCGAGCCCTGGGGTTTCGCCCGCCTGCTGATGGTTGGCGACAATGTCATGTCGTCGTTGATCCGCACCCTGCGCGCCAGAACCTGGGCGCACAAGCTCAACATCCTCAAGCGCACCCTGAAGGTGTACGCACCGCTGGCATTGCTGCATTGGGGGGCCTGGTATGTGTTTCTCGGCTTCCACGCCGCCAATGGCGTCGCCGCGCTGCTGGGTTCGCCCATCGATTGGTCGGCCGACACCCTGGCGGTGATGCAGGTGATCGATATCGCCGTGGTGGTGATCATCGGCCCCAATGTGCTGCGCACCTTCTGCCTGCATTTCGTCAGCTCGAACATGCACTACTACGGCGACATCGAAGCGGGCAACGTGATCCAGCAGACCCAGGTGCTCAACCCCTGGTGGCTGTGGCCGTTGCAGGCGTTCTGCTTCAACTTCGGCAGCACCCACGGCATCCACCATTTCGTGGTCAAGGAACCCTTCTATATCCGCCAACTGACCGCGCCGGTGGCGCACAAGGTGATGGCCGAGATGGGCGTGCGCTTCAACGATTTCGGCACCTTCGGCCGGGCCAACCGCTTTACCCGCAAGGAGCAGGCGGCGGCGCAGGTGGTGCGGGGCGTCAGGGCGTGA